The region AGAACCAGGTGGCCAGGCCCACGAGGAGCGGCAGCGTGCTCTCACTGGCCTTCACCCGCGGGGCGAGCACCGAAACGGCGACTTCCACCAGGAGCGCAAGAAGCACCACGGCAAAGATCTGGCAGCCAAAGAACGGCACGTTCAGGAACTTGAAGAAAGCTGCGACTATTCCCGCACTAAGAATGGCACCCCGCTTGCTTTCCAGCACATGGAGCACTCCTACCAGCATCACCGCGAATGAAGGTAGCACTATGGCACGTGCGGCGGTACCGCTCCACGCAAGAGTGGCATCCATCAGCACCTCTGCCATGCCCCACAGACTTCCCACCATAACCGCCGCCACAAGCCAACCTCGCTTACTTACCATCCTTGCTCCTCCATTCGTTGGAAAATGTTGCCGTCATCGCATGAAATCCAGCATATCGGCAATGCCCAAGTCGCGCAGGGTCTCCACCCTGGGCACACCGTTCTCGTCCCAACCCATGAGTTTGTAGTAGTCAGCTCGGAGTCTGTCCAGCTCCACTACCTGCCCCTTTGCTCGCCCCGCCGGGAGCGGTTCCGCCACACACCTCTTGGGCAGGGTGTCGTCGTTGGCGGTAAAGCCCTCACGCAAGTTGTAAAGCCGCGCTAAGTTGACGATTCGCTCGCCCACTTGGTCGAGCTCGCGCGGGCTGGCGTAGGCCAGGCCGGTACAGGGATTGACCATCTGCCAGACTTCTTTGAGCGTGATGCCGAATTTGACGAAATAGCAAAGGATGAGGCAGTTGACCACGGCGCTGTCGGTCTGGTTCACTTTGAACAGAGCTGCCTTCCCTTCCGGCGTCAGAGGTTCGGCCCCGCCGAGGATTTCCACCAATGGGGAGCCTCTCAAGTGGCAGGCGCCCCGCTCGGAGATGGCGTAGCTTAGGCCGATCCCCTTGGCGGCACGGGGTAGATAGCCCGGCATCTCTAAGCCCTTGACGTGCATGGCGAAATCTTCGCTCCCAGGGAAGTGCTTGCTAATCTCGCGTACCCCTTTCTCTAACAGCTCTCCGATCCCTTCGCCTTTAGCAATCTTCTCTGTCAACTGTACCAGGGCCTCACCACTGCCCCACACGGCCTCGATCCCGTCCAGCTCCCCCTTGCCCACCATGCCCCGCTCGTAGAGTTCCATCACAAAACCGATGATGTTGCCGACGGTGATGGTATCGACGCCGTACATGTCGCACAGGTAGTTGGCGTAAATTATCGCCTCGTGGTCGGCAACGCCGCAGTTGCTGCCCAGGGCAAAAATCGTTTCATAGTCGGGTCCATCGATGGCAGTATCAAACTTTGGGGAGTAGGCGATCTTTGAGCAAGCGATGGGGCACCCTTCGCAGGCGATGTCCTTTTTCCAGTAATGCTTGCGCCACACTTCGCCTGCCAGCGCCTCCGCCTTGTCAAACTGCCCGTACTGGAAGTTACGGGTGGGCAAGGCGCCAGCGGCGTTCACCAAAAGGACGATATTCGGCGTGCCAAAGTCGACCATGCGTTTGACCTGGCTGCTCATGCGCAGCATGCGGTGGGCAATCCACACAGCCTCCTCGTACTCCTGGCGGTTAGCCACCTGCACCGAACCCGTCCCTCGGAGAGCTATCCCTTTGAGCTTCTTGGAGCCCATGACTGCACCGGTGCCTGCTCGCCCTGCGGTGCGCAGGCCGCAGAACACACCGGAAAGAGTGGCCAGGCGCTCGCCCGCGGGACCGATCACCGCCGTCTGCACGTCTTGGCCATAGCGCTCGCGCAGGGCATTGGCAGTCTCGGCGGTGTTCTTTCCCCAGAGGTCGGCCGCATCCACCAGTTCCACCGACTGGTCATCCAGAACGAGGGCCTTCGGTTGCTTGGCCGCACCCTTGATGACCACGGCGTCATAGCCCGCGTACTTGAGCGTCTGACCAAAGAAGCCGCCGCAGTAGGAGTCCATGTAAGTGCCTGTCTTGGGGCTCTTTGCCATCACGCAGAGCCGGCTTGACGTGGGGGCGATGGTCCCGGTCAACGGACCGGTGGCAAAAATGAGCAGGTTGTCGGGCCCGAGCGCGTCCACCTTAGGCGCCATGCGCGTGTAGAGCAGGTACGAGCCGAGCCCCTTGCCCCCTAAGTAGAGGCGGGCTATCTGTTCGTCCAACTCCTCTGTGGTGATCGCACCGGTGCTCAGATCGACGGTGAGGATCCTGTTGGCGTAGCCTCTATTCTGCATGGACATGTCGCGCTCTCCGCTTCCACTCGGTAAGGACGATGGCGCCACGCTTGCACCATTTCACGCACTCCGGATCGCCCTCACACAGGTCACAGACCACTGGGTAGCCATTCTCGGTGAAGATAAGATCAAAGGGGCAGGCCTCGACGCAGGCGCCACATTGCGTGCACAGGTTCCGCTCGAGAACGAGCCGCGAGTCAGGCCCGATGGTGAGCGCACCAGGCTGGCAGGCTTCCACACATTGGCCACACAGGGTGCAGACCACCGGACGGATCGGGCTGAGCTCGTCACCCAGCGGAGGAAACTGGATACGCAGCCGCGCGCGTGTCTGGCCGTACCCTGGGGTGTGCGCCCGGACGCAGGCAACCTCACAGAGCTGACAACCCACGCACTGAGTGGGCACTGGCTTGAGTCGCTGTCCCAAAGCGCGGCGCTCTCCCAAGATCTCGGCGATGGTCTTGCCGCCGTGCACCAAGGCGACAATGTCGGAGACCATCTTCTCGGGGTCCTTGGCCTTGGTGACGTTGCGGCCAAACACGGTGCCACTGGCGCCGGCGCGCAGTGCCTCGTCCACTAACTCCAAGGCATCGCGGGGGACATCGGATTTGGCACCGCCCAAGACCAGCACAGGCACACCCGCTTGATCCACCAACTGCTTGAATGACTTTACATCGCCGGTGTAGGGGATCTTCAGTGCGTCGGCGCCGATTTCCGCCGCGATGCGCCCCGAAGCGATGAGGATCTCGGCAATATTCACGCCGGTGACCATGCCGCCCACGGCCATAGGTTCGATGATCAACGGCAGGCCAACCTTGCGGCACTCCTTGGCAAAGTCGGCCGCCTGCTCGATGTTTATGGCCTCGAACTCATCTCCGTAACCGATGAAGTAGTAAATGGTGATGGCCGAAGCGCCCATAAGCAGGGCGTCGCGGGCGCGAGAGGTGGCCATCTTCTTGAAGTTGACCACCGGCAGCACGTTGCTCACGTTGGAGGCACCGAGGCGGGGCATGTTCATCCAGTCGGCGCGAATGAGCATTGCCGGCGAGTCCTTGCCGCGCAGGAGGTGACCGTGGCGCACTGCCGTGCCAAAGCTGATGAGAATGCCATCGGCGCCGCCGCGGACCACCAGCTCCAGGATGCGCCGCAACTCCATCACATTGGGGGTGACATCAGACATCCAGCCGTGGTCAGCGGCCACGCACACGGCTCGCCCGTCCCTCGGGTTGAACAGGCGATTCAGCCGCGCCGTCTTACCTGGGCAGCGCACCATCGTCAGGTCTCCTGTAATGCAAATGCTCGGCCAGCTTGGTCAATTGGCCGGCATAGTCGTCCTGGGCGATCACTTTTTCTCCAACGACGATGCCGCGAAGGCCGGTCTTGAGCAGTTCTTCCACCTGGCCCGCTTCTGGGATCTCATCCAGGCGGACCAATACCGGCACGGCGATCCAGTTGCCAATGGTGGCGCAAGTGGCCATCTCACATTGTGGGATTATCAACACATCCGCACCCAGCTCCTGCATGAACGACACGCCGAGTTTGATTGACTCCTCGAAGTTGCCAGGACCCACCTTGAAGCCAATCGGGCGAATGTCGACCACCAAGGGCAGAGCCAGGCGATAGCAGTCGCGTGCCAGCAGCGATAAGGATTCGATGTTCTTCGCCTCGGCTTCGTCGTCAAACCCCAGGAAGAGACTGGCGACTGCAGCGCTGGCCCCCAACGCCAACGCATCTTCAGCATCGGAGATGAATAGGTGTTTGAACTGCGCAGCCGGGAGGCAAAAGTCCGGCCCGCGGTAGACGTTGCTCCAATCCACCCGCACCAAGGGGCTTGCCCGTCTCCTACCGCCAAGCAACTCGGCATGATGCTCTGCCTGCCCTGGGTTCACAATAATCCCGTCCAGGATCTCGGTGACCTCGCGGAGGACCTCATCGATGTGGGTCAGGCCGGGGCTTGCTCCCACAGAAGCAGGCAGCGTGGTGTCCAACAGGAGCGCCCTTCCATCCGCTGCGCTGATGAAGTCACTGATACGGATCGTCTTGCCTATGTCGACTTCCATGCTTCCTCCGCGAGTCAGGGACATGGGAAATGCCAAACTTCAAGGACCGGCACACCTCAAAAGGGTACCGCACGCTCACCTGCTATTTGGCGGCCTGTTCCCGCTCTTTCTTGCTCAGCGTGCAAATCTTGAAGGGAACGTAGAGCGGGCAAAAACCGACAAAGCTGGTAAGCAGAAAAACCACCGCCACAATGCCCAGAATAATCGCCAGCGTGCCCGAGATGACGTTCAGGATGTACAGCAACGCGATGACCAGCGCCACCAGAATGCGCACCGTCCTGTCCACTGAACCCATGTTCTTCTTCATAATTTCCTCCGCTCTTTGGTTGGAAGGCTTTTCTACTATCAAAAGCACGTGGTGGCTACACCAGCTCGGCCTGTTTTCAGCACCCAGGTGAGCACCTGCCTTGTGCCTGGCGGAATTTACGAAATAGCGAAGCTCCAGTCAAGCGAATTTGGTGGCGAACACGGGGAGGTCAAACAGCACGTTGCACGGAGCTGGACCCGCAAGCTACGGTTCCAGCCTCCTGTGCGAGCGTCCCGACTTCGCGGTTGCACCGGAAGGCACCGAGCGCCAGGTGGCTCATTCCCCTCAGTCCGCGACGGTCTCAGAGGATGAGCTTAAGCAGCTCGAATGTACCGGCCGCCACCAATGCCGCGCCAGGCATGGTCAGAATCCAAGTGACGACAATGTGCAGAGCTACGCCCCAGCGGACTGCGGAAAGACGATGCGTGGCGCCCACGCCCATTATGGCGGTGGAGATGACGTGCGTGGTGCTGATCGGCGCTCCGAGCAGCGTCGCCACAAGTATTACCGCACCCGCGGAAAACTCGGCGCTGAACCCGTGCACGGGGCGGAGCTTGACCATCTTCATGCCCATCGTCCTGATGACCCGCCACCCCCCCACCGAGGTGCCGAAACCCATGAAAAGGGCCGAGCCCACGATGACCCAAGTCGGCACGTGAAACTCCTTGATGAAGCCTCCCACCAACAGCGCCGCGGTGATGATACCCATCGCATTCTGCGTGTCGTTGGTCCCATGACTCAGGGCCATAAAGGCAGCCGATGCAATCTGGCCAAAGCGGAAGAACCTGTTGACACGGGAAGGCATCATGTTTCTCACGATCCAGAAAATGAGGACAA is a window of Calditrichota bacterium DNA encoding:
- a CDS encoding aldehyde ferredoxin oxidoreductase family protein; amino-acid sequence: MSMQNRGYANRILTVDLSTGAITTEELDEQIARLYLGGKGLGSYLLYTRMAPKVDALGPDNLLIFATGPLTGTIAPTSSRLCVMAKSPKTGTYMDSYCGGFFGQTLKYAGYDAVVIKGAAKQPKALVLDDQSVELVDAADLWGKNTAETANALRERYGQDVQTAVIGPAGERLATLSGVFCGLRTAGRAGTGAVMGSKKLKGIALRGTGSVQVANRQEYEEAVWIAHRMLRMSSQVKRMVDFGTPNIVLLVNAAGALPTRNFQYGQFDKAEALAGEVWRKHYWKKDIACEGCPIACSKIAYSPKFDTAIDGPDYETIFALGSNCGVADHEAIIYANYLCDMYGVDTITVGNIIGFVMELYERGMVGKGELDGIEAVWGSGEALVQLTEKIAKGEGIGELLEKGVREISKHFPGSEDFAMHVKGLEMPGYLPRAAKGIGLSYAISERGACHLRGSPLVEILGGAEPLTPEGKAALFKVNQTDSAVVNCLILCYFVKFGITLKEVWQMVNPCTGLAYASPRELDQVGERIVNLARLYNLREGFTANDDTLPKRCVAEPLPAGRAKGQVVELDRLRADYYKLMGWDENGVPRVETLRDLGIADMLDFMR
- a CDS encoding 4Fe-4S binding protein gives rise to the protein MVRCPGKTARLNRLFNPRDGRAVCVAADHGWMSDVTPNVMELRRILELVVRGGADGILISFGTAVRHGHLLRGKDSPAMLIRADWMNMPRLGASNVSNVLPVVNFKKMATSRARDALLMGASAITIYYFIGYGDEFEAINIEQAADFAKECRKVGLPLIIEPMAVGGMVTGVNIAEILIASGRIAAEIGADALKIPYTGDVKSFKQLVDQAGVPVLVLGGAKSDVPRDALELVDEALRAGASGTVFGRNVTKAKDPEKMVSDIVALVHGGKTIAEILGERRALGQRLKPVPTQCVGCQLCEVACVRAHTPGYGQTRARLRIQFPPLGDELSPIRPVVCTLCGQCVEACQPGALTIGPDSRLVLERNLCTQCGACVEACPFDLIFTENGYPVVCDLCEGDPECVKWCKRGAIVLTEWKRRARHVHAE
- a CDS encoding DUF2892 domain-containing protein, with amino-acid sequence MKKNMGSVDRTVRILVALVIALLYILNVISGTLAIILGIVAVVFLLTSFVGFCPLYVPFKICTLSKKEREQAAK
- a CDS encoding inorganic phosphate transporter; this encodes MHPFDSLTFLAIVVALAWTYDFFNGMNDAANAIATTISTRALTPAQAIFLAWLMNILGAFLTTAVAKTMGKGVVDPSAMDQVVVISSLVGASVWSAGCTYAGIPISITHALVGGIVGAAGAAHGLGVVKLAGLKKIFIAMLVSPVLGFVGGYILLVLIFWIVRNMMPSRVNRFFRFGQIASAAFMALSHGTNDTQNAMGIITAALLVGGFIKEFHVPTWVIVGSALFMGFGTSVGGWRVIRTMGMKMVKLRPVHGFSAEFSAGAVILVATLLGAPISTTHVISTAIMGVGATHRLSAVRWGVALHIVVTWILTMPGAALVAAGTFELLKLIL